In Rhodamnia argentea isolate NSW1041297 chromosome 5, ASM2092103v1, whole genome shotgun sequence, the DNA window ACCATAAGATAAAGTTATTCAAACTATATCTACAGTAAGTTGAGGTACTGAGTGTGACATCAAAATAATTGTGATATATGTGATTATTCAGAGAACTAGTTGTTCAAAGGTGATTTTATGGGACTATAAATTGTTTTATGGTCATATTTGTGATTGGGCAAGCTATGTGATGGCATGTATAGCAGGCAATCAAATTTGGGTGCTCAATTTTGGCACATGGTTTTGCTGAGTGCGATTAGTTAGTGCCATAAATGTCATCTTTTCCTTCATTCTAGTATCTATaaccttttgtcttttttcgaAAAGTAAAAAGCTGTTCACATGTCACTgagattttatgttttttttttttttttaccattatcAAACTCAAAAGTTCCTGGGAACTGTCGTCCTAATGATGGGGAAACATTGGTCGGCAAATTTATCACGATTTCCTTGATTCAGACATATTCAGTGTGTTTAGAAGATTTCATTAGTTTCAAGCATAGAGTTTACTGTCATGTTCATATGCTCGCTTGAAGGTGCCCTTTCAAGGTGTTGCAAGAAAACGATCTCATCGAAAACTAGagatgtactctctctctctctctctctctctctctctctcgttttgaTGTGGACTTCACCTGCAATTAGGCGGTGACATAAAAGCAGCTAGCAGAGCAATGACATTTCGGACCATTATCAGTTGTATGCTGAATTGCAAATTCTCCTGTTTGTTTCCCTCATTTTTGCTATTACTTTGCCATAAAGATTACTTGGCAATCTTCAGTTTAATTCAAGTTATTTCTTGAAGTGCAGAAGAGAGCAAGATGTCCGTTTGACGTCTCAATTATGTACCCTGATGGACTCTATTCAGCCATTACCAGGATCATTGCCACAATTAGTTGTTGTTGCATCGACTAACAGGTTAAATCTTCACATGTGGACAAGGGCTTATTGTTGTAGGATATATTAGGGTATTGTTTAATAATGAGATTATATTAGATTTCGTCCTTCTGATAATTAGTCTTGGCCCCTTTCGCATGCCTCCTTAAACTTGATACCTTAAGCTTTTGTAGGTTATTATACTATGAGGACTATTAAAGAGAAGccatatttcattcattccgcTGTTCCTTCTTAGTGTGAAACTTTTTATCCTGCTTTTGAGAAGAATTTCGGTGATCCACATTGGTTGCTGAGAGCCAATGACCCTAATCTGTattgcttcatttttttctaaGAATGGATAATCACAACTAGATGACTATCTTGATGAGGCTCCCTAAGTACATTTTGTCCATTTTCTTTGGTCATTTGTTCTCTTCGTTCAGTACTTGCTTTCTGTATTTGCAGAGTGGATGCAATTGACCCTGCACTTAGAAGGTATGGGCGTTTTGATGTTGAAATAGAAGTTACAACACCCAATGAAGAAGAGCGCTTTCAAGTTCTCCAGGTATCATAGAAATTATTGCATTAATAGGCTGTTTCCAAGATCATACTGGATGCATCTGCCACACTATCTTATTAAGGCTGCACAgatttttgaaacctgaaagCTGAGAGTTTAAGTTAGTTGAATGTTGAGGTTTACTCAAAGTGGATATAGCAGTTTGACTCCTTGTTTCTTGATTTTCAGCTgtacacaaaaaaaattcctttggaTCCTACTGTTGACTTGAGATCCGTCGCTCTAATGTGCAATGGATATGTTGGAGCTGATTTAGAAGCTTTATGCCGTGAAGCAACTGCTTTTGCTCTTAAAAGGTTTTCAGATGTAGAGCAGGCACTTTTGCTTACAATGGAAGATTGGGACTATGCTAGATCTATTGTTGGCCCAAGTATAACAAGGGGTGTTACTGTGGAAATTCCTAAGGTATCATGGGATGATATTGGAGGATATAAGGAATTGAAGGTCAGTGACTCATTTTTGTGTGCTCGGTTCTTGGTCGTccgtttttttacttttgtacCTTCTTAACTTTCATCAGAGGAAAATTCAGCAAGCTGTTGAGTGGCCTATCAAACATTCTGCTGCTTTTTCAAGGCTGGGAATATCACCAATACGTGGAGTACTTCTGCATGGACCTCCAGGGTGCTCAAAAACTACTCTTGCGAAAGCCACTGCTCATGCTAcccaagcttcttttttttccttgaggTTTGACGTCAGCAACTCCCTGAATAATTATATATGCTCCGAAACTTTAAGGAGAGGGGGAATTATCCATCCTTCACCCTAGGCAATAAAGCAAAGTTCCACCTTCCACTATATCCAAGGGCTTGTTGTTTCACGAGTCTGGAGGTTAACTTTAATATATTCCAGGATGGGCAAAGAAAGGTGGAATATGAAACTCTGTGGAATGGGCTTCGAGAATTGATCAGCTGTTACATCCAGTATAAGCAAACCTACCCTCTGACAAGATGTTTTGTTCATGTGAACAAACTGTTTATGGCTTTTATTTTGATATGAATGATgactgaaaaattatttaatctGTGGGTGGATTGATTTCTTGGATTGTCTTAAAAAATTGCTGCTAATTAAGTAGGTGCTTATGCAGCATAGTCAACCACACTGTGATTAACTATGctgatgatgttgatgttgatgttgttaTGCAGCGTAGTCAATCACACTGTGAATCATAATCGTTGGATCTTCTATCTGAGTTAAAGACCAAAATCTTAGAAGGACTTGTATTGAAGATTCAGCATCTTTCTTAACTTACTTGTCTTAGTAAATCTTCTTACTCAATTATCATAAAAGGATACTCCATCCTTTATTAATTGATTCTGCAGTGGAGCTTGACTTTGGCCACATGCTGATGCTAATTTGTAGTGAAGATAATAGGATGAGGGCCTGATCATCTAAGAAGTTGCTGATGTAAttaatttcttcagccattgagAGAAGGTAGTTGCAATAGTGTGATAATAAGGGTACTTTCCATTTATATCTTGAAATAGATTCCAACTCTATGACGTGATTAACTTATAGCTAAGCATGATTGACTACGCCAGAAACTGGATGCTAGAAAAGCCAAGATTCTGTGCTGTTGACAAATCGAAGTTGCGACCCTAAAAAATATCTCCTGTCTGTTTGGTATCATGTTAGCCAAAAGTTGAGAGGATGTAACCATCCTAAATGTTccgcttttccttttctgattttCTGATGCTATTATCACATTCCTTTATATTGAGAATTCGCAAACTTCATATTTCAGTGGAGCAGAATTATATTCAATGTATGTCGGAGAGGGGGAAGCCTTATTGAGGAATACCTTCAGGAGAGCTCGTCTTGCGGCACCGAGCATCATATTTTTTGATGAGGCTGATGTTGTGGCAGGCAAGCGGTGAGTTTATTGAGGGTTGCAAAAAATCATTCTTAGGGTGTTCCATGCAAGCTATGGTGCTCTCGTTTGTTCTCTTCGCATATAGTTGTAGACCAGGAAGATTTTCTTTGAGTACATTTCTGGAAGAAGTTGTCTTTTCTTAGAAAGCATGTGTATTCATCACTGGTATTGAAGTATAATTTAACCCAATGTCGTTTTAGTTAATGTAATGAACATGGGAATGAGTGAAGGGTGCTACCTCAACATGTTGTGCGAAAGATACCCTCCCATATCTTTTCTCGTTTAATTTGTCAGGCGAACCTCCTACTATGTGAAAAGTTCTTAATGTTTGTTGAGTTCCTGGTTATTTTCTTCTCCATGATATCTGACTTATTTTTGGACGATAAAGTTGGCAATTGCAAATAGAAGTGGACGTGTAATGTGGCTTCTCTATTTGGTTCACTTGCAGTGGAGGTAAATCAAGCAGCAATGCCATAGTTGGAGAGAGGCTATTGTCCACATTGTTGACTGAGATGGACGGTTTAGAGCTGGCAAATGTGAGCATTATTGTGTTTGATAAATGGTAAATTATGATTGGCTTCCATCTCATGCTACATCATATGGGCAGGGAATCATTGTGTTAGCTGCTACCAATCGGCCccatgcaattgatggtgcacTTATGCGGCCTGGACGTTTTGATTTGGTAAGGCGCGTTACTACTTCTTGATATAGACTTCAGGCTGTAATTCTCCCGAGTTCTTTATGGATTATGTACTCTGTTAAGTGCTTGTCATTGGAAATTCTGATCCACCTTTCTGAAGTTAGTGAGTCCAGATTGGCTTTAGCTTGTGAATAATGTCATATAATTCCTTAATATTGGCAATTTACTTAGTCTCCACATAATTATGGTTCTAGTTCTTATTAACTTTTAGTTTGACTTTTTAGTCTAAATAAGATGTTTGTTGAGCTAATTTCGGTTTCAACTTTTGAGTAAACTCTCTTTGAAGTATTGTTTAAAACTCAATCTAGCATTCTTAATATGAAATGAAATTTATCTTCGCGCTTTTATACTGCAATTATGTTTCGTTAAACATCCCCCCTATTTTGGCAATTCTAAATTACTATCTCTAAATTAATAGGTGCTCTATGTACCACCGCCAGATTTGGTGTCTCGCCGTGAGATATTGCGCGTGCATACTCGAAACATGAAGATAGGAAATGATGTTGATCTCAGAGATTTAGCAGAACACACGGAACGGTTCACGGGAGCCGAATTGGAGAGCCTGTGCAGGGAAGCAGGAATGGTCGCTCTAAGAGAAAACATACATGCAACAGCCGTTTATGACCGTCATTTCCAAATCGTTAGGGAGTCCTTGAAGCCAGCATTGTCTGAAGCAGACATTTATTCGTATGAATCGTTCCGAAGGACTCGATAGCTGAGGCCTTGTGACTGTACGATCCAAACTGACATGACCCTACTTGAAGCCGCACATCAGTTCACCTGGATCGGGGCATTCTGGATTATGGTCAACGGTTATGGTCTCCAGGAATCTGATTGTGGTTGTCGATAGCGGCTCGGGATCAAGCTTCGCCTCATTGATTGCTAGTTTGGACCTACCTTTTAATGCAAAAAGCGGGCCGGCGTGTTGAGTGCAGTTTCAAATGTTGTTGGGTTCAAAAGCTCATGAAGGGGGCTTTTTCACGGAAACGTGGATTAGCTAGCAATAACATCACGAAAATGCTGTATAGTCGATCAGTTTGGTCCTCTTAACATGTGTTTCGATCTATCAAATGTCATCTGCTGATGTATGCTGGATGAGATCCGTGAGTCGATACATTTTAGTAAATTTGTCCAATGTTCGAGTAGATATCCAGTACTTTAGAAAATGTTTGTGTTGGTAAGTTACCCAGTCGCATTTGAAATTACTAATATCTAGTTGATTAACAATTTGATTATTTATGTTTGAATTTTCTTCGTGTTTGTTAAAATTTAATGGCATTACTGGTATGGTCATTGCAAATATTTGAAAAAGGTAATAACAGAAAGTGAGATTCGCCAATCATATTAATTGGCGTGCTTATTGTccggaaaagtgtaaaaaaagccttgaacctattgcattagtgccaatttagtcttaaactttttaatagtgtcaatttagttagtGCCAATCATGTCATGTAGGGCGTTCGATGTTCACGTTAGCAATATCTAGTCGGAAAGGCTGAATTGGCTataggtcaaaaggtttaaaactaaattgacatcattaaaaaggtttgggactaaaaGGCTTTTTCCGACACTTTTCCTGTTTATTGTCCTACATTTGAATTTTAGTAAGCTCTGTTGACATGATGTTGCTGTGAATATATAATAGGAAAATTACAAACTTACCTTTGAAATTATagattttttgtttatatgttaCCAAAATTATGCAGGCTATTATCATCTACATTACTGTTGAGATATAACTGCTTTAAATATTCGACAACTTTACTAATAGCATTGGAATTTAGTTATATTTGGTTGATCCATAACTCACtatcttttgtttcaattttacaaGTGATTGTCAAAATTTACGAGTATATGAAGATAACATTAAATAATTAATATGAAAAACTTATGTTCTGGATAATTATTTACTTATTACAAATTGGACATATAGAAAATTACTATTTACGTGTAAAAGCTACTAATTGGTGATAGACTTAGAGTTAATCTGAACCTTGAAAAGGTgttaaaaacatgaaaaataattaagtatTGATGGATACATGCTTACcacccaaaattaaaaaaaaaaaccgaaaaaccTCGGGGTTCATGTAATTTTGCTCCTCGTTAGAGACAGAGACATATACATTCTTCGCAGTTCACACTGAACCGAGGGCTCCGCCGGGGGGAAGAGGATTTGCTCTGTCGAATCGATGGCTCAAGGCGTGGAAGGCGGCGCAACTCGACCTCCTCCGTTCAACGGGTCGGCCTCCCACACCAACGTCGCCAACAATGCCAAAACGAATCCCTCCTTCAATCGGTTCTTCTCTTTTCGTCTCCTTTTATACCCTGAATTGTCGCTAGTAATCTCCGTAATCACGATCAACCGTCGGTTGACTAGTGTATTGATGCTCCCGAGGCGTTTTGGGGACTTAGTGAATGTCAGGAGTTAGAAACAGAGCCTGTGAACTCTTTAGCTTGTTCTTGGGGGAATCTGTAAATTGAATGCCCTTGAATTTTTGACTGGAATGCAGGTGGCAGAAGATCGCGCAGCAGAGGAAGTCTCTACCAATCGCGTCAGGTACTGTGGCCTGCCGTTTGGTTCTGTTTGTTTCCGGAAAATCCCCTTAGGTGGTTGTGGGTTTTGCCTGGGTTTCAGTGTCGATGCTTTCTTTTTGTCCCAGTTGAGAGGCGGCTCGTCCAGGAGGTGCGAAACAATGACACTTTGATAATTGTTGGCGAGACGGGAAGTGGAAAAACAACACGTAAGTATCCATGTAGGTATTGTCAAACATAGTACGATGCAATAAGTTTGTTTCATGATGTTTTGTCATATCCATGAGATTTAGTGCACCacagccaactgctctaaaagcttaaaataatagatgaagacatgatttaatatttaattattctgtCAATATCCAAGCGTAGAAACATTGAAAGTATAAGGTTGCACAGTGCAACATATTACCATTGAAAAGCCCATGACATGTATAATTGTGCCTTTTGCTATTTCCTTTTCCCCCTTGTGGAAGTTGTTATAtccttggcatttttttttccagagatACCACAGTTTCTATTCAATGCTGGGTTCTGTCGCGATGGGAAAATTGTTGGGGTTACTCAACCACGGCGTGTGGCGGCTGTTACTGTTGCCAAAAGAGTGGCAGAGGAATCTGGGGTTGAGTTGGGCCAAAGGGTCGGGTATTCCATCAGATTTGATGACATGACATCCAGTTCGACAAGAATCAAGTACATGACGGATGGTTTGCTTCTAAGGTTAGGTTTTTGCCATTACTTTTTCCTGTAATTTGTGTAATATGTTCAGTCAGTTTCATGACATCTGCTCGTGATAATACCATACTAGTTTCCAATTGGGACATCCAGTGTGTTATCTGTGAAGATTGAAGATTCCTGCAAGATTCAGTAGTTGGGTGCATCGGTATTTTACAGTGCGCTAAAATGTCCAATGAGTCAAATCATTTTACCGAATTAATTTCATAATCTACATGTGATTGTAAAAAGAAGACTTACtggttttatttctttagaTCTATAGGTGGAACAAGATCTACTAACTAGCTGAAATTATTTTAGATATCTTGCTAATTGGTCTGAAGTTTGACTAAGCTTtagttcttatttttttagatcTTCAAGGGAAGTTGGAACCAGTAGAAATTTCATACTTCCAATTACAAAGTATTGAGAAGTCATGTGAAACTTGTCTTCTGCCTAATTAGCAACTTATGTTGATTCCAATCTTTGCCTGCGGAGCTGATATGCTCTTCTACAGGGAAGCACTGTTGGATCCATATCTTTCTAGGTACTCCGTGCTTATTGTGGATGAAGCTCATGAAAGAACAGTCCACACAGATGTGCTGTTGGGCTTGTTGAAAGATGTTCAAAACAAAAGGTCTGCATCTGCCTATGGTTGTCCAAATACTGAAAATAAGCAGTTGAATGATGGCGTGCTCTTGGACAAAGGGCAAGGTGTTTGGTCCGGTGCTATGAAACAATGCCAAAGTAGACGGTTTTCTACATTGAAGTTGATTATTATGTCTGCTAGCTTAGACGCACGTGTCTTCTCTGATTACTTTGGTGGTGCAAGAGCCGTCCATGTCCAGGGGCGGCAATTTCCTGTGGATATACTATATACTCTTCATCCTCAGCCAGATTATTTAGATGCAACCCTGATTACCATATTCCAGGTTGTTTTTTAATCCTTAATTGGTTAGGCCTTCTTTATGTCTTTATAAAAAGGAATTACCACCTATTCTAGGAAGTTCATGTTTTGGTTCACAGTTGATGTGTCATTGCTCTAACTTTTGATGTGCTAGTTTTGGTGCTTTTTTGTTCGATGTCGTGTTGTAAGTATGACTGCAATGACCGTTTGCTAAACAGAAACTTTGTGGTAGTGTCTATAGAATGCAGTGTCGAGTGGGTTAACTCTCTATACatatttaagcataaaaacatagaatttttatggattatCCATAAGCTAGAATCTGCAGTAGCGCCTCAGGGTTTCTAGTTAATTGGTTTTCTGATTGCTGTAGCTTCCATATATGTTTCCTTTTGAAGGCTTGCCAAACATTCTATGCCTCGTGGTTTTCCAAAATCACCTCTCGTTTATTTGACTAGGATAGGATACATAATTTGCCATCTGACCTGATTCATGGAAAGGCATTTTAAGTGTATCCACGTAGAATGTGGTGCGTATATTCACTCAACGTCATTAATTTAAATGATGTCTCGATAAAGTTCCCTCATTTGTTTTCTCCTTGGAAATATTGCTATGCGGGCTACTCCTTTGTTTGATCCCATCAGTTGGCTTGGAATATTTGCAGTATTTGATAAGTGCATGTTTTGCATTACTCAGATCCATTTGGAGGAGGGTCCAGGAGATGTCCTTGTATTCTTGACTGGTCAAGAGGAAATTGAATCCGTTGAAAGACTTATTCAGGAACGACTACGGCAGTTGCCTGAAAGCAACCGTAATATGTGGACTGTTTCTATATTTTCGTCTCAACCCTCTGAGAAACAAATGCGTGTCTTTGCACCCACTCCTCCTGGATTTCGTAAGGTGACCGTCCAAGCTGCTCAAATTTTTGCAATTCTTATATGTGCAGTGCTCCTGTTAAAGTCAGATCCTTTTCTATAAAGTAAGGATTTGTATTTTGGATCATGTGGACCTTTCTTAATATCATTGCCACCTTAATGTTTTTCTCTAATAGTAGTCATGTCaatgtttttcattaacttTTTGTGAGGCCTAACTGCCCATACATCTTTCTTGTCTTGGTATGGTGAAGCATGAGAGTATAGTTGATATTGATGTCTATTTACTTCACTTGTAGGACAAGTGCTAAAAAAGTATTATTTGTGATATGTCTCAGCTTTTATCCTCAGTATCTTCATATTTTGACATATATAGACTGGTCGTACGACTCTTTTTTGCTGTTGGCAGTGGGTTTTTTACATTAATAAACTCTTTGAATCTGGTTGTTGTTGGTGGTTCTATAGTGATAGCATAACATCACGCTGTTTGTGGTCAAGATGATTTgtttcctctcattttctcagacAATCTATTTGGATTTATGAACTGTTGATGAATTGTATTTGTATTCCTCTTAGTGTATTGTTTATTCGCTAATGTTGCTTAGACGTCATTATCATTAGGTAAGCTAAAAtagttttgtggaaaatatattttcgtaATGATTATTACTAATATAATTGGACTCCCTTTCAGGTTATATTGGCCACTAATATAGCTGAGACATCAGTGACAATACCTGGGATAAAGTATGTTGTAGACCCTGGATTCGTGAAAGCACGGTCTTATGATGCAGCTAAAGGCATGGAATCATTAATTGTCATACCAACTTCCAAGGCTCAGGCTCTTCAAAGAAGGTAGTCTGCAGTCAACGTTCTGTAATCTATACTTGTAATTGTTCTCTAATCTATATTTCTGTAGTGCAATCACATTTCAAATACAGTCCAAAGAAGAAATAGGGGAAGGGATACCATTTAGATGTACAAGTATATTGAAGTCCCAAAGTGTTGCCATTACAAATTTTCTTGGCTGAAAACTTATGCTATCTTCTGCCCTAAAATGGCAACATATGGATGGTAGACAGTCTCTCTTCATTCCCTTGTGGACGCATACTTTCAGACAGTGTGAATGTTCAGAAATTGGGGTCTCTGTCCTGTGATTTAACTTCAACTTTTTAAAGATAGGTATCTTGGGGCATGAAAGGGGTTTTGATGCCCATGCGTGGACTTCTTTagtcaaattcatctgttttgccttctcttttcttgtcaTTGAAGATTTGGATTGTACtgaagagttgaatttgcattcAATGTTTGCATggttacttcttttttttaataagcgAAAAACATGATAACGTGGAGTTATTGTATCATTTCTGCATGTTTTGGATCTTGCGTCTATCCAACCATTCATTTTGGAACTTTGACCGTATAAAAAATCTCATGTTGATAGACTAAAACCTTGCTACTGCAGTGGACGAGCAGGGCGTGAAGGACCTGGGAAGTGTTTCCGCCTCTACCCAGAAAGTGAATTTGAGAAACTTGAGGATTCGACAAAGCCCGAGATTAAGAGATGCAATCTTTCAAATGTTGTTTTGCAACTCATGGCTTTGGGTGTGGATGATGTTATTGGGTTTGACTTTATCGAAAAACCACCAAGGTTATTCCCTGAGAGATCTCATTGCTTTATCATTTACTCTCTTGTGCATACTTAAGTGTGTCTACTAGGCCGTGGACATGTC includes these proteins:
- the LOC115752891 gene encoding cell division control protein 48 homolog B isoform X1, which codes for MTSRGNRRGVDEPDNSSGNGGDDRWRAEEAIGGNREALEALRELITFPILYSREAQRLGLKWPRGLLLYGPPGTGKTSLVRAVVQECSAQLTIISPHSVHKAHAGESESILRESFSEASAIAMSGKPSVIFIDEVDVLCPHRNSRREQDVRLTSQLCTLMDSIQPLPGSLPQLVVVASTNRVDAIDPALRRYGRFDVEIEVTTPNEEERFQVLQLYTKKIPLDPTVDLRSVALMCNGYVGADLEALCREATAFALKRFSDVEQALLLTMEDWDYARSIVGPSITRGVTVEIPKVSWDDIGGYKELKRKIQQAVEWPIKHSAAFSRLGISPIRGVLLHGPPGCSKTTLAKATAHATQASFFSLSGAELYSMYVGEGEALLRNTFRRARLAAPSIIFFDEADVVAGKRGGKSSSNAIVGERLLSTLLTEMDGLELANGIIVLAATNRPHAIDGALMRPGRFDLVLYVPPPDLVSRREILRVHTRNMKIGNDVDLRDLAEHTERFTGAELESLCREAGMVALRENIHATAVYDRHFQIVRESLKPALSEADIYSYESFRRTR
- the LOC115752891 gene encoding cell division control protein 48 homolog B isoform X2; translated protein: MTSRGNRRGVDEPDNSSGNGGDDRWRAEEAIGGNREALEALRELITFPILYSREAQRLGLKWPRGLLLYGPPGTGKTSLVRAVVQECSAQLTIISPHSVHKAHAGESESILRESFSEASAIAMSGKPSVIFIDEVDVLCPHRNSRREQDVRLTSQLCTLMDSIQPLPGSLPQLVVVASTNRVDAIDPALRRYGRFDVEIEVTTPNEEERFQVLQALLLTMEDWDYARSIVGPSITRGVTVEIPKVSWDDIGGYKELKRKIQQAVEWPIKHSAAFSRLGISPIRGVLLHGPPGCSKTTLAKATAHATQASFFSLSGAELYSMYVGEGEALLRNTFRRARLAAPSIIFFDEADVVAGKRGGKSSSNAIVGERLLSTLLTEMDGLELANGIIVLAATNRPHAIDGALMRPGRFDLVLYVPPPDLVSRREILRVHTRNMKIGNDVDLRDLAEHTERFTGAELESLCREAGMVALRENIHATAVYDRHFQIVRESLKPALSEADIYSYESFRRTR
- the LOC115752876 gene encoding pre-mRNA-splicing factor ATP-dependent RNA helicase DEAH10 isoform X1, which translates into the protein MAQGVEGGATRPPPFNGSASHTNVANNAKTNPSFNRWQKIAQQRKSLPIASVERRLVQEVRNNDTLIIVGETGSGKTTQIPQFLFNAGFCRDGKIVGVTQPRRVAAVTVAKRVAEESGVELGQRVGYSIRFDDMTSSSTRIKYMTDGLLLREALLDPYLSRYSVLIVDEAHERTVHTDVLLGLLKDVQNKRSASAYGCPNTENKQLNDGVLLDKGQGVWSGAMKQCQSRRFSTLKLIIMSASLDARVFSDYFGGARAVHVQGRQFPVDILYTLHPQPDYLDATLITIFQIHLEEGPGDVLVFLTGQEEIESVERLIQERLRQLPESNRNMWTVSIFSSQPSEKQMRVFAPTPPGFRKVILATNIAETSVTIPGIKYVVDPGFVKARSYDAAKGMESLIVIPTSKAQALQRSGRAGREGPGKCFRLYPESEFEKLEDSTKPEIKRCNLSNVVLQLMALGVDDVIGFDFIEKPPRAAVVKSLEQLFLLGALTEDCKLSDPLGHQMARFPLDPIYSKALIQASQFNCLEEMLITVAMLSVESIFYAPREKLEEARTAMKCFSSAEGDHITLINVFRAADEFSEKRKSGQSKEKDDKVLKKWCKENFINSRSLRHARDIHRQIQGHVEQMGLHIASCKDDIVQFRRCLAASFFLNAALKQPEGSYRALASGQVVQIHPSSVLFRTKPECIIFNELVQTNHKYIRNITRIDYLWLAELAPQYYSMQR
- the LOC115752876 gene encoding pre-mRNA-splicing factor ATP-dependent RNA helicase DEAH10 isoform X2, giving the protein MTSSSTRIKYMTDGLLLREALLDPYLSRYSVLIVDEAHERTVHTDVLLGLLKDVQNKRSASAYGCPNTENKQLNDGVLLDKGQGVWSGAMKQCQSRRFSTLKLIIMSASLDARVFSDYFGGARAVHVQGRQFPVDILYTLHPQPDYLDATLITIFQIHLEEGPGDVLVFLTGQEEIESVERLIQERLRQLPESNRNMWTVSIFSSQPSEKQMRVFAPTPPGFRKVILATNIAETSVTIPGIKYVVDPGFVKARSYDAAKGMESLIVIPTSKAQALQRSGRAGREGPGKCFRLYPESEFEKLEDSTKPEIKRCNLSNVVLQLMALGVDDVIGFDFIEKPPRAAVVKSLEQLFLLGALTEDCKLSDPLGHQMARFPLDPIYSKALIQASQFNCLEEMLITVAMLSVESIFYAPREKLEEARTAMKCFSSAEGDHITLINVFRAADEFSEKRKSGQSKEKDDKVLKKWCKENFINSRSLRHARDIHRQIQGHVEQMGLHIASCKDDIVQFRRCLAASFFLNAALKQPEGSYRALASGQVVQIHPSSVLFRTKPECIIFNELVQTNHKYIRNITRIDYLWLAELAPQYYSMQR